Proteins from one Bacteroides zhangwenhongii genomic window:
- a CDS encoding energy transducer TonB — protein MAKIDLTSSEWCQLIFEGKNQAYGAYKMRANSTKRHNLAMFAVLVIALIGFTIPTLLKLATPKQKEVMTEVTTLSKLEEPEIKQEEMKRVEPVAPPPPALKSSIKFTAPVIKKDEEVHEDNEIKSQEELTSTKVAISIADVKGNDEENGADIADLKQVVTQAEPEPEKVFDMVEQMPAFPGGMQELMAYLGKNIKYPTIAQENGTQGRVIIQFVVERDGTISDVRVARGVDPYLDKEAVRVVKSMPKWIPGKQNGKAVRVKFTVPVMFRLQ, from the coding sequence ATGGCAAAAATAGATTTGACTTCTTCGGAATGGTGTCAACTGATTTTTGAAGGCAAGAATCAGGCGTATGGTGCCTATAAGATGCGTGCCAATTCGACAAAACGGCATAATCTGGCAATGTTTGCCGTATTGGTCATCGCATTGATCGGGTTTACGATTCCTACGTTGCTCAAGTTGGCAACTCCGAAACAAAAGGAAGTGATGACGGAGGTTACTACTCTGTCGAAATTGGAAGAACCGGAAATCAAGCAGGAAGAGATGAAGCGGGTAGAACCCGTAGCTCCTCCACCCCCTGCATTGAAGAGTTCTATTAAGTTTACGGCTCCCGTCATCAAGAAGGATGAAGAGGTGCACGAGGATAATGAGATCAAGAGTCAGGAAGAGTTGACTTCTACTAAAGTAGCGATCTCCATTGCCGATGTGAAAGGTAATGATGAAGAGAATGGTGCGGATATCGCCGACTTGAAGCAGGTAGTAACACAGGCTGAGCCGGAACCGGAAAAAGTGTTCGATATGGTAGAACAGATGCCTGCCTTCCCGGGCGGAATGCAGGAATTGATGGCTTATCTGGGAAAAAACATCAAATATCCTACCATCGCGCAGGAGAACGGAACACAAGGACGTGTTATCATTCAGTTTGTCGTAGAGCGCGACGGTACTATTTCGGATGTGCGTGTGGCACGTGGTGTAGACCCTTATCTGGATAAGGAAGCCGTACGTGTGGTAAAGAGTATGCCGAAGTGGATTCCGGGCAAGCAGAACGGTAAGGCGGTGCGTGTGAAGTTTACAGTTCCGGTAATGTTCAGATTACAATAA
- a CDS encoding ExbD/TolR family protein, translated as MSAEVQESGGKNGKSKQKKFAVRVDFTPMVDMNMLLITFFMLCTTLSKPQTMEISMPSNDKNITEQQKSMVKASQAITLLLGADNKLYYYEGEPNYKDYTSLKETSYTPDGIRSILLQKNAAAVNKVRALKQQKLDLKISEEEYRKQVSEIKSGKDTPTVIIKATDDASYKNLIDALDEMQICNIGKYVITDIAEADEFLMKNFDEKGALSQNLADK; from the coding sequence ATGAGTGCTGAAGTACAAGAGAGCGGCGGAAAAAATGGAAAGAGCAAACAGAAAAAGTTTGCCGTGCGGGTGGATTTCACTCCGATGGTGGATATGAATATGTTGCTGATTACTTTCTTTATGCTTTGTACCACCCTGAGCAAGCCTCAGACGATGGAGATAAGCATGCCGAGTAACGATAAAAATATAACAGAACAACAGAAGAGTATGGTGAAGGCTTCGCAGGCAATCACATTGCTGCTGGGAGCGGACAATAAGCTCTATTACTACGAGGGTGAACCGAACTATAAGGATTACACTTCGCTGAAAGAGACGAGTTACACTCCGGATGGAATACGTTCCATACTTCTTCAGAAGAATGCGGCTGCCGTGAACAAAGTGAGGGCTTTGAAGCAGCAGAAGCTGGACCTTAAGATTTCAGAAGAGGAATACCGGAAACAGGTTTCCGAAATTAAGAGCGGAAAAGATACGCCGACCGTGATTATCAAGGCGACGGATGATGCTTCTTATAAGAATCTGATTGACGCGCTGGACGAGATGCAGATATGTAATATAGGTAAGTATGTGATTACGGACATTGCCGAAGCAGACGAATTCTTGATGAAGAATTTCGATGAGAAGGGTGCCTTGTCACAGAATCTGGCCGATAAATGA
- a CDS encoding ExbD/TolR family protein: protein MGRAQIKKKSTFIDMTAMSDVTVLLLTFFMLTSTFVKKEPVQVNTPASVSEIKIPETNVLQILVDPSGKIFMSLDKQQDMQAVLESMGEEYGIKFTPEQQKRFTLASTFGVPIRSMQKFLDLPEEQRDKILRNEGIPCDSTDNQFKAWVRNARAANTDLRIAIKADASTPYSVIKNVMNSLQDLRENRYNLITSLKGESEE from the coding sequence ATGGGTAGAGCGCAAATTAAAAAGAAAAGTACGTTCATAGATATGACCGCTATGAGTGACGTTACTGTATTGCTTCTTACCTTCTTTATGTTGACTTCAACATTCGTGAAGAAAGAACCGGTGCAAGTAAACACTCCGGCTTCCGTATCGGAAATCAAGATTCCGGAGACAAACGTGCTCCAGATTCTGGTAGATCCTAGCGGAAAGATATTTATGAGCCTCGACAAACAGCAGGATATGCAGGCTGTTTTGGAGAGCATGGGCGAAGAGTATGGCATTAAGTTTACTCCGGAACAGCAGAAGCGGTTTACGTTAGCTTCTACTTTCGGAGTGCCTATCAGAAGTATGCAAAAATTCCTCGATCTTCCTGAAGAACAACGGGATAAGATTCTTAGAAACGAAGGAATTCCATGTGATAGTACCGACAACCAGTTTAAGGCATGGGTACGCAATGCGCGTGCAGCCAACACTGATTTGCGAATCGCTATCAAGGCGGATGCATCTACTCCATACTCGGTGATAAAGAACGTTATGAACTCACTTCAGGATTTGAGAGAGAACCGGTACAACCTGATTACTTCTCTCAAAGGGGAATCTGAAGAATAG
- a CDS encoding MotA/TolQ/ExbB proton channel family protein, translating into METTKKTHVVGIKNAGIVIICCFILAVCIYHFLLGNPSNFMNNDPNNHPLPGNFLGTIYKGGIIVPVIQTLLLTVLALSIERYFALRSAFGKGSLAKFVANIKAALAEGDIKKAQEICDNQKGSVANVVTSTLRKYDEMEKNTALSKEQKLLAIQKELEEATALEMPMMQQNLPIIATITTLGTLMGLLGTVIGMIRSFAALSAGGGADSMALSQGISEALINTAFGILTGALAVISYNYYTNKIDKLTYGLDEVGFSIVQTFAATH; encoded by the coding sequence ATGGAAACTACTAAAAAAACTCATGTCGTAGGTATAAAGAATGCCGGTATCGTTATTATTTGCTGTTTTATTCTGGCAGTATGTATTTATCATTTCCTATTGGGAAATCCGTCAAACTTTATGAACAATGATCCGAACAATCACCCGTTGCCAGGAAACTTTTTGGGTACCATTTACAAAGGTGGTATTATCGTGCCTGTCATTCAGACATTGCTGTTGACTGTACTCGCATTGAGTATCGAACGCTATTTTGCTCTCCGCTCTGCTTTCGGAAAAGGTTCTTTAGCTAAATTCGTTGCTAATATCAAAGCTGCATTGGCTGAGGGGGATATTAAGAAAGCGCAGGAAATCTGTGATAATCAGAAAGGTTCGGTAGCTAATGTGGTTACTTCTACTCTTCGTAAATATGACGAAATGGAGAAGAATACTGCTTTGTCTAAGGAGCAAAAATTGTTGGCAATCCAGAAAGAGCTGGAAGAGGCTACTGCATTGGAAATGCCTATGATGCAACAGAATCTTCCGATTATTGCCACAATCACTACATTGGGTACATTGATGGGATTGCTCGGTACTGTAATCGGTATGATCCGTTCGTTTGCCGCTTTGTCTGCAGGTGGTGGTGCTGACTCTATGGCTCTGTCACAAGGTATTTCCGAAGCCTTGATTAACACTGCTTTCGGTATCTTGACCGGTGCATTGGCTGTTATTTCCTACAACTATTACACTAACAAAATTGATAAACTGACTTACGGTCTCGACGAAGTCGGATTCTCTATCGTGCAAACTTTTGCCGCTACTCACTAA